Proteins encoded by one window of Actinomycetota bacterium:
- the holB gene encoding DNA polymerase III subunit delta': MTWNEIVGQPEVITWLQKAIESDRLSHAYLFLGPTGVGKRTTAKVFASALNCRDGSCSSCPSCIKIDHETHPDIFFIEPEGNFLNIDQIRELQREIGLKPFEGKTRVCILDEVDRMTSPAANALLKTLEEPPPDLIFILITTNLEGVLPTIVSRCQLIRFKLVPSSKMVDILATKYGMSRDQARLITLVSGGILGNALSLAASPWRLRRREVVLDIAEGIWDAGALELSEAAGQLISEVKKPLRGLKEIQKKELETIEDLAFNKAHAMRMRKRLDQRHKREASRQERQGFEEILNILTSWYRDLLILTGESGENLLVNMDRIESLKRLSRNISLSQAQKAIEIIEGTKRLMRFNVNMHLAFEVMLFKLQEV; this comes from the coding sequence ATGACTTGGAATGAAATCGTTGGTCAGCCCGAGGTTATCACCTGGCTTCAAAAAGCCATTGAAAGCGATAGATTAAGTCACGCTTATTTATTTTTGGGACCAACAGGGGTGGGCAAGCGGACCACGGCAAAGGTTTTTGCCTCGGCTTTAAATTGTAGGGATGGTAGCTGTAGTAGCTGCCCATCCTGCATCAAGATAGACCATGAAACTCATCCCGATATTTTCTTTATTGAACCGGAGGGAAATTTCCTAAATATCGATCAAATCCGTGAACTCCAGCGTGAGATCGGTCTCAAACCCTTTGAGGGAAAGACAAGGGTTTGCATTCTAGACGAGGTTGATAGGATGACATCACCCGCTGCTAACGCACTCCTCAAGACCCTTGAGGAACCACCCCCGGATTTGATCTTCATCCTTATCACTACCAACTTGGAAGGGGTTCTTCCAACAATAGTATCTCGATGCCAACTGATTCGTTTCAAATTAGTCCCTTCCTCGAAGATGGTGGATATATTGGCAACCAAGTACGGGATGAGTAGGGATCAAGCCAGATTGATAACCTTGGTTAGTGGAGGAATACTGGGAAATGCCTTAAGTCTCGCCGCATCCCCTTGGAGATTGAGAAGGCGAGAGGTTGTCTTGGATATCGCCGAAGGGATTTGGGATGCAGGTGCATTGGAGCTCTCTGAAGCAGCTGGACAGCTCATCTCTGAGGTTAAAAAGCCTTTGAGGGGTCTCAAAGAGATACAGAAAAAAGAGCTTGAAACCATCGAGGACTTGGCCTTTAACAAGGCACATGCGATGCGCATGAGAAAGAGGCTTGATCAGCGCCATAAACGGGAGGCAAGTCGCCAGGAACGCCAGGGTTTTGAGGAGATATTGAACATTCTGACCTCATGGTATCGAGACTTGCTGATACTCACCGGAGAATCCGGTGAAAATTTACTGGTCAACATGGATCGTATCGAGAGTCTTAAACGACTCTCTAGGAATATTTCTCTCTCTCAGGCTCAAAAAGCCATTGAGATCATTGAAGGAACCAAACGGTTAATGAGATTCAATGTTAACATGCATTTAGCCTTTGAAGTGATGCTATTCAAATTGCAGGAGGTTTAA
- a CDS encoding stage 0 sporulation family protein, producing MPRVVGVVFREAGKVYYFDPRKLDLKVGDNVIVKTSRGLEFGEVVMPPQDIPEDELTAPLKRVVRKAMEEDRAQVEKNRAKEKEAFEICEEKVKEHELPMKLVDVEYVFDKSRIVFYFTAEGRVDFRALVKDLASIFRTRIELRQIGVRDEAKMIGGIGPCGRRLCCTLFLSDFEPVSIRMAKEQDLPLNPLKISGICGRLMCCLKYEYEVYKEFKSKAPRRGTKIETPYGVGTIVEYNVPKEMVIVEVGEGLRFEIPVSRVEEAD from the coding sequence ATGCCTAGGGTCGTTGGAGTTGTGTTCAGGGAAGCCGGAAAAGTCTATTATTTCGATCCCCGTAAATTGGATTTGAAGGTGGGCGATAATGTAATAGTCAAGACCTCCCGAGGATTAGAGTTCGGAGAGGTGGTTATGCCCCCCCAGGATATTCCCGAGGATGAACTCACCGCTCCCTTAAAGAGGGTGGTAAGGAAAGCAATGGAGGAAGATAGGGCTCAGGTGGAAAAGAATCGAGCCAAGGAGAAGGAAGCCTTTGAGATCTGCGAGGAGAAGGTAAAGGAGCACGAGCTTCCAATGAAGCTTGTCGACGTGGAATACGTATTCGATAAAAGCAGGATAGTTTTCTATTTCACGGCTGAGGGAAGGGTTGACTTTAGAGCGTTGGTCAAAGATCTTGCATCCATTTTCCGCACCCGAATCGAGCTCAGGCAAATTGGAGTTCGGGACGAAGCGAAGATGATTGGGGGAATCGGTCCCTGCGGACGGCGGCTGTGTTGCACACTATTCTTGAGCGATTTCGAACCCGTCTCCATCCGCATGGCGAAGGAGCAAGATTTACCACTGAATCCCCTCAAGATATCGGGTATTTGTGGTAGACTAATGTGTTGTTTAAAATATGAATATGAGGTATATAAGGAGTTCAAGAGCAAAGCCCCCCGTAGGGGAACGAAGATTGAAACACCATACGGAGTGGGTACTATCGTGGAGTATAATGTTCCCAAGGAGATGGTAATAGTAGAGGTGGGAGAGGGCTTAAGATTTGAAATTCCAGTATCTAGGGTAGAAGAAGCCGATTAA
- a CDS encoding sugar phosphate isomerase/epimerase family protein codes for MKLGVMNHPARDPIQEIRWIGENDFDFVDLTLEPPRAYALDIDVEGIQEVLEEYKVGIVGHTSPFLAIASPFPNLRRASYEELMRCLEVFARLGARKMSVHLDHRLVCFLPENQLIENNIEVLSKLAQKARDYGIKILVEHFGGVFSKSIGISKVLDAIPQIGFNLDVGHANLFTGRNQAKEFLRLFSDRLEHVHISDNKGGEDDLHLPIGAGNIDWKEIIRLLKRYQYDDTITLEIFSHDRDYLLMSRDKIRQLWNQWG; via the coding sequence ATGAAATTAGGGGTAATGAATCATCCCGCCAGAGATCCGATTCAAGAAATAAGATGGATCGGTGAAAATGATTTTGATTTTGTGGATTTGACCCTAGAACCCCCCAGAGCCTATGCATTAGACATCGATGTGGAGGGAATCCAAGAAGTCCTTGAAGAGTATAAGGTGGGAATAGTGGGTCATACCTCTCCCTTTTTGGCCATTGCTTCACCTTTTCCCAATTTGAGGCGAGCTTCTTATGAAGAATTGATGAGATGTTTGGAGGTCTTCGCAAGACTTGGGGCTCGAAAGATGAGTGTACATCTTGATCATAGATTGGTCTGCTTTTTACCGGAGAATCAATTAATTGAGAATAACATCGAGGTTTTATCCAAGCTCGCCCAAAAGGCTCGGGATTATGGGATAAAAATCCTCGTGGAGCACTTCGGAGGAGTGTTCTCCAAAAGCATTGGAATTTCCAAAGTTCTGGATGCAATACCGCAGATAGGATTCAATCTCGATGTCGGACATGCAAACCTGTTCACCGGAAGGAATCAAGCTAAAGAGTTCTTAAGGCTTTTCTCCGATCGACTGGAGCACGTTCATATCTCCGACAATAAGGGCGGGGAGGACGACTTGCATTTACCCATCGGGGCGGGAAACATAGATTGGAAGGAAATAATTCGCTTGCTTAAAAGATACCAATATGACGATACCATAACCTTGGAGATTTTTTCCCATGATCGTGATTATTTGCTAATGAGTCGGGACAAGATAAGGCAGTTGTGGAATCAGTGGGGTTGA
- a CDS encoding ATP-dependent DNA ligase, whose amino-acid sequence MRHRASLGDFARVAEDISRTTRKNEKVRILSDFLKKLSDDDLRIVCIFLTGSPFPLHDQRKLNVGGSTIKGALFEVTGCTEGLFRDALLKYGDLGCATEYLMKRNRLKLPTGTSYILPVGRRSLNLAEVHHTFERIAEAEGKGTQEVRERLVNFLLQNASPLEAKYLIKIFTSDLRLGLKENLVEEAIALAFDEDIDSVREANMLLSDIGEVAILTRGRQLNEASLNPFRPIKFMLAEAVQAPEEVFEIFSPTRGVFVEDKYDGIRVQAHKRGQEVRLYSRTLDDITISFPDVVDDFKEFMGDIILDGEIVAFDGRFLPFHWLQQRLRRKEPTPELIREVPVILFFFDLLYLNGENLLKEPLRKRMEILQSLSFAGKLTSAHRAIASNAQEVERYFREARNKGNEGLVIKDPDSSYQPGKRGKYWLKLKEELGILDVVVVAAEYGHGKRAGVLSDYTFAVKNGDSFKIVGKAYSGLTDQEIAELTGWFLENTIQDLGAMKIVKPEVLLEVAFDSIQRSTRHDSGFALRFPRIKRIRRDKTPSQINTLEDVKVLYETTHGS is encoded by the coding sequence ATGAGACATAGGGCATCCTTGGGAGATTTTGCAAGGGTTGCCGAGGATATCTCCAGAACAACAAGGAAAAATGAAAAGGTCCGCATCCTCTCAGATTTTCTAAAAAAGCTGAGCGACGATGATTTAAGGATTGTATGTATCTTTCTTACCGGAAGCCCTTTCCCTCTACATGATCAAAGGAAGCTAAATGTGGGAGGGTCCACGATTAAAGGAGCGCTTTTTGAGGTAACGGGTTGCACGGAAGGGCTGTTCCGAGACGCTCTTTTGAAGTATGGAGATCTCGGTTGTGCCACGGAATATCTTATGAAGCGAAACCGCTTGAAGTTGCCCACCGGGACTTCTTATATCCTGCCTGTTGGCAGACGGAGTCTTAACCTCGCCGAGGTACACCATACTTTTGAAAGGATAGCAGAGGCTGAGGGAAAAGGTACCCAGGAAGTGAGGGAGAGGCTGGTAAACTTCCTTCTCCAGAATGCATCCCCTCTCGAAGCCAAATATCTCATCAAGATTTTCACCTCAGATTTAAGGTTGGGATTAAAAGAAAATCTGGTTGAAGAGGCAATCGCCTTAGCCTTTGACGAAGATATCGATTCTGTTAGAGAGGCAAATATGCTCTTAAGCGACATCGGTGAAGTAGCAATCCTCACCAGAGGTCGTCAGCTGAATGAGGCTTCCCTTAATCCCTTCCGTCCCATCAAGTTCATGCTAGCCGAGGCGGTGCAAGCTCCAGAGGAAGTATTCGAGATTTTTTCTCCGACGCGGGGAGTCTTTGTCGAGGATAAATACGATGGAATAAGGGTGCAAGCCCATAAACGAGGTCAGGAGGTTAGGCTTTACTCTCGCACCCTTGATGATATAACTATCTCTTTTCCTGATGTCGTCGATGATTTTAAAGAATTTATGGGAGATATTATCTTAGATGGGGAGATCGTAGCCTTTGATGGTAGATTTCTTCCCTTTCATTGGCTTCAGCAAAGGCTGCGTCGAAAGGAGCCCACACCGGAGCTAATACGGGAAGTCCCAGTGATCTTATTCTTCTTCGATCTCCTTTACTTAAATGGAGAGAATCTGCTCAAAGAGCCATTGAGGAAGAGAATGGAGATTCTGCAGTCTCTTTCCTTCGCGGGAAAATTGACCTCTGCTCACCGGGCGATCGCCTCCAATGCCCAAGAGGTGGAAAGGTATTTTAGGGAGGCGAGGAATAAGGGGAATGAGGGACTGGTGATAAAGGACCCAGATTCCTCGTATCAGCCAGGAAAAAGGGGAAAGTATTGGTTAAAGTTAAAAGAGGAACTGGGAATCCTCGATGTAGTCGTCGTTGCAGCCGAGTATGGTCATGGCAAGAGGGCGGGTGTGTTATCCGATTACACCTTCGCCGTTAAGAACGGGGATAGTTTTAAGATTGTGGGGAAGGCTTATTCGGGTTTAACCGATCAGGAGATAGCGGAACTCACGGGATGGTTTCTTGAGAATACCATCCAAGATCTTGGGGCAATGAAGATCGTTAAGCCTGAAGTATTGCTCGAAGTCGCCTTCGATTCCATTCAAAGAAGCACCAGACATGACAGTGGCTTTGCGCTAAGGTTTCCACGTATCAAAAGGATAAGAAGGGATAAGACCCCTTCC